The following coding sequences lie in one Vicia villosa cultivar HV-30 ecotype Madison, WI unplaced genomic scaffold, Vvil1.0 ctg.003520F_1_1, whole genome shotgun sequence genomic window:
- the LOC131641105 gene encoding uncharacterized protein LOC131641105: MSQARSSPDRLELQTPWKQLTVERILSGSHENDYVMEKWKKQHERLNRVDDGGKVSVEAARIVENKGDDGDGNEYIMISSDSEREMSPIQEEYEEAYWTREVLDVKKFCSNVMHIPAEIVEKCGLAGMSEITLNDVDNGYPYECNVKKRPKKNETYLYGEWFDYVRAAELKEGDKVHFVIYYPPVLDIMVTVERSGDRS, encoded by the exons ATGTCGCAGGCAAGAAG TTCCCCCGATCGGTTGGAGTTGCAAACTCCATGGAAGCAGCTCACAGTTGAGAGGATACTGAGTGGGTCACATGAGAATGATTATGTTATGGAGAAATGGAAGAAACAACATGAAAGATTGAATCGTGTCGATGATGGCGGTAAAGTTTCTGTAGAGGCTGccaggattgttgaaaataaagg GGATGATGGAGATGGGAATGAATACATAATGATATCTTCTGATAGTGAGAG GGAAATGAGTCCTATACAGGAAGAGTACGAAGAAGCGTACTGGACTCGTGAAGTTCTTGATGTAAAGAAGTTTTGCTCAAATGTTATG CATATTCCTGCAGAAATAGTAGAGAAATGTGGGCTAGCTGGAATGTCAGAGATTACCCTCAATGATGTGGACAACGGGTACCCATATGAGTGCAATGTGAAGAAGAggccaaaaaaaaatgaaacatattTGTATGGAGAATGGTTTGACTATGTAAGGGCAGCGGAATTGAAAGAAGGTGATAAAGTGCACTTTGTGATTTATTACCCGCCAGTGTTAGATATTATGGTAACAGTGGAGCGCAGTGGTGATCGTTCATAG